From one Streptomyces sp. NBC_01478 genomic stretch:
- a CDS encoding DegT/DnrJ/EryC1/StrS family aminotransferase has protein sequence MLRAAGVGLGDEVVVPAFGNVEVAEAVTLAGGLPVFADIDPVTYCLDASAVEAAVTPRTAAIVVVHRFGRSADVGRLLGVGQRHGLLVLQQGESEAPYDEVAQRRERAAYLDAKLRGVRTPDGGDGHTYQQYIVRVPGNGRPDRDAFARAVRGRGVECRVPVKTPVHRLPEFRRCVALPETERAADETLALPVDASLTKREMQRIVSACNALGGLLQRAF, from the coding sequence ATGCTCAGGGCCGCAGGCGTCGGACTCGGTGACGAGGTCGTCGTGCCGGCGTTCGGGAACGTGGAAGTCGCCGAGGCCGTCACCCTGGCGGGTGGCCTGCCGGTGTTCGCCGACATAGATCCGGTGACCTACTGCCTCGACGCGTCCGCTGTCGAAGCGGCCGTAACTCCGCGTACCGCGGCGATAGTTGTCGTACATCGATTCGGTCGGTCCGCTGATGTCGGGCGGTTGCTCGGGGTCGGGCAGCGGCATGGGCTGCTGGTGTTGCAGCAGGGGGAGTCCGAGGCGCCGTACGACGAGGTGGCTCAGCGGCGGGAGCGGGCCGCCTATCTCGATGCGAAGTTGCGCGGGGTGCGGACGCCCGATGGTGGGGACGGGCACACCTACCAGCAGTACATCGTGCGGGTGCCGGGGAACGGGCGGCCGGATCGTGATGCCTTCGCTCGGGCCGTGCGCGGTAGGGGAGTTGAGTGCCGGGTGCCGGTGAAGACGCCTGTGCACCGGCTGCCGGAGTTCCGGCGGTGTGTGGCTCTGCCGGAGACCGAGCGGGCCGCGGACGAGACGCTCGCGCTGCCGGTGGACGCCTCGTTGACGAAGCGGGAGATGCAGCGGATCGTTTCTGCATGCAACGCGCTCGGGGGACTGTTGCAGCGCGCTTTCTGA
- a CDS encoding SpoIIE family protein phosphatase, producing the protein MTTGLHPGGTPQDPPPTGNQPVPRQAPIGHGDLPADNRPRSSVITARAAASFEPVGRSVATARSFVRDTLQGWGFADIVDDAVVLTSELVTNAVVHAGTAADVLCLRSDDGARIEVADHYPEREIPLQGAAITMSSPDREGGRGLQLCAALASRWGVDYTPTKKLVWFQLDLPARPVGTRTAGPSLPSALLPLADGRVRVAVVQIDRTGSIASWNEDAEELFGYAAEQVTGKPLTDLAAWPHTPGTSTGIAEALRLSRWEGTYGIRGADGRVTPVYASHLRVRDTDGEPSTVCLLVRDHERAVLQTPLRGPAPDAASTPDGQNTDPFEVFIGSPAPDDLDGLLQRTVERARDMLDGDSAFLLLATDDETELEVRASTGLPSARQRFARVPVEAGPGRYGSARMPAVHEDLQAVPGAVPLLSGTGMRSVVTVPLKVEGRLTGSLGVAAEGPNKYSNEEALRLQFAADRIALAVESARLGELERLRRGSLSFLVEASDLLAGTLDRDQTLALMAQMTVPTLATWCAVYTIADQASDPYLSYVLHEDEELIDGIKSLLSKIAPPDPVPTPGARVWAAPAEAAHQAALRTSMRSLGLGEPTRRVSSGIGPTLATASAVGGETVVLPLVARNRVIGMLTLGKPTDEHFRQEILELAEDLSRRAALALDNARLYSERTAISQSLQRSLLPPDLPHIEGVEVEVIYRAAGEGNEVGGDFYDLFPIRDGVYGFAIGDVCGTGPEAAAVTGLARHALRLLAREGFGGPAVLERLNSAILDEGARSRFLTLLYGELWPQEDGSAELKVVCAGHPLPLRLRQDGTVEPAAEPQPLLGVMDDLELYEQTVTLDPGDVLLCVTDGVTERREGTRMLGDDGLTDVLTTCTGLTAGAVAARIMRAVERFASDAPSDDMAILAMRVPGLQKD; encoded by the coding sequence ATGACCACCGGACTGCATCCTGGGGGAACGCCCCAGGATCCCCCGCCGACCGGAAACCAGCCGGTGCCCCGGCAGGCGCCGATCGGCCATGGTGACCTGCCCGCCGACAACAGGCCGAGGAGTTCTGTGATCACCGCGCGCGCGGCCGCCAGCTTCGAGCCCGTCGGACGATCGGTCGCCACCGCGCGGTCCTTCGTCCGCGACACCCTGCAGGGCTGGGGCTTCGCCGACATCGTCGACGACGCCGTGGTCCTCACCAGCGAGCTGGTGACCAACGCCGTGGTCCACGCGGGCACGGCCGCGGATGTTCTGTGCCTACGGAGTGACGACGGCGCGAGGATCGAAGTCGCCGACCACTACCCGGAGCGCGAAATCCCCCTCCAGGGGGCCGCGATCACCATGAGCAGCCCCGACCGCGAGGGCGGTCGCGGCCTCCAGTTGTGCGCCGCCCTGGCCAGCCGCTGGGGCGTCGACTACACCCCCACCAAGAAACTGGTCTGGTTCCAACTCGACCTCCCCGCCCGCCCGGTGGGCACCCGCACGGCCGGCCCGTCCCTGCCGTCCGCCCTGCTCCCCCTTGCCGACGGCAGGGTCCGCGTCGCGGTCGTTCAGATCGACCGTACGGGCTCCATCGCGTCCTGGAACGAGGACGCCGAGGAACTCTTCGGCTACGCCGCCGAGCAGGTCACCGGCAAGCCCCTCACCGACCTCGCCGCCTGGCCGCACACCCCGGGCACCAGCACCGGCATCGCGGAGGCCCTCCGCCTCTCCCGCTGGGAGGGCACCTACGGCATCCGCGGCGCCGACGGCCGCGTGACCCCGGTCTACGCCTCCCACCTCCGCGTCCGCGACACGGACGGCGAGCCGTCAACCGTGTGCCTCCTGGTGAGGGACCACGAACGCGCGGTTCTGCAGACCCCGTTGCGCGGCCCGGCCCCCGACGCGGCGTCCACCCCGGACGGCCAGAACACCGACCCCTTCGAGGTGTTCATCGGCTCCCCCGCGCCGGACGACCTCGATGGCCTCCTCCAGCGCACGGTCGAACGCGCCCGCGACATGCTCGACGGAGACTCCGCCTTCCTCCTCCTCGCGACTGACGACGAAACGGAGTTGGAGGTCCGCGCCTCCACCGGCCTGCCCTCCGCACGCCAACGCTTCGCGCGCGTGCCCGTCGAAGCCGGCCCCGGCCGCTACGGCTCCGCCCGCATGCCGGCCGTCCACGAGGACCTCCAGGCCGTCCCGGGCGCCGTACCGCTCCTCAGCGGCACCGGAATGCGCTCGGTCGTCACGGTCCCCCTGAAGGTGGAGGGCCGCCTCACCGGCTCCCTGGGAGTGGCCGCCGAAGGCCCCAACAAGTACTCGAACGAAGAAGCGCTACGCCTCCAATTCGCCGCCGACCGCATCGCGTTGGCGGTCGAGTCGGCCCGCCTGGGCGAACTGGAACGCCTGCGCCGCGGCTCGCTCAGCTTCCTGGTCGAGGCCTCCGACCTCCTCGCCGGCACCCTGGACCGCGACCAAACCCTGGCCCTCATGGCCCAGATGACGGTTCCGACCCTCGCCACCTGGTGCGCGGTCTACACGATCGCCGACCAGGCCTCGGACCCGTACCTCTCGTACGTCCTGCACGAGGACGAGGAACTCATCGACGGCATCAAGTCGTTGCTCTCGAAGATCGCCCCTCCGGATCCGGTCCCCACCCCCGGCGCCCGCGTCTGGGCCGCCCCCGCCGAGGCGGCCCACCAGGCCGCCCTGCGCACCTCCATGCGCAGCCTCGGCCTCGGCGAACCAACCCGCCGCGTCAGCTCAGGCATCGGCCCAACTCTCGCCACGGCCTCGGCAGTCGGCGGCGAGACGGTCGTCCTCCCCCTGGTCGCCCGCAACCGCGTCATCGGCATGCTGACCCTCGGCAAACCCACCGACGAACACTTCCGCCAGGAAATCCTCGAACTGGCCGAGGACTTGAGCCGCCGAGCCGCCCTCGCCCTCGACAACGCCCGCCTGTACTCGGAGCGCACGGCCATCAGCCAGTCCCTCCAGCGCAGCCTCCTGCCCCCCGATCTCCCGCACATCGAGGGCGTCGAGGTCGAGGTCATCTACCGCGCGGCCGGCGAGGGCAACGAAGTAGGCGGCGACTTCTACGACTTGTTCCCCATCCGCGACGGCGTCTACGGCTTCGCCATCGGCGACGTCTGCGGCACCGGCCCCGAGGCCGCCGCGGTCACCGGCCTGGCCCGCCACGCCCTCCGCCTGCTCGCCAGGGAGGGCTTCGGCGGCCCCGCGGTCCTGGAACGCCTCAACTCCGCGATCCTCGACGAGGGAGCCCGCAGCCGCTTCCTGACCCTCCTCTACGGCGAGTTGTGGCCCCAGGAGGACGGCAGCGCCGAACTGAAGGTGGTCTGCGCCGGCCACCCGCTCCCGCTCCGACTGCGCCAGGACGGCACGGTCGAACCGGCCGCCGAACCCCAGCCCCTCCTCGGCGTCATGGACGACCTGGAGCTCTACGAGCAGACGGTCACCCTCGACCCCGGCGACGTCCTCCTGTGCGTCACGGACGGCGTCACGGAACGCCGCGAGGGCACCCGCATGCTGGGCGACGACGGCCTCACCGACGTCCTCACGACCTGTACGGGCCTCACGGCCGGCGCGGTGGCGGCCCGCATCATGCGCGCGGTCGAACGCTTCGCGTCGGACGCCCCGTCCGACGACATGGCGATCCTCGCGATGCGCGTCCCGGGCCTCCAGAAGGACTGA